A genomic region of Gossypium hirsutum isolate 1008001.06 chromosome D01, Gossypium_hirsutum_v2.1, whole genome shotgun sequence contains the following coding sequences:
- the LOC107905311 gene encoding flavonol sulfotransferase-like codes for MASFKEIISTLPRRKGWTDSNNDLFLYQGFWCYSFFIEGVMSAQQNFQSQPSDIVICSAPKTGTTWLKSLTFAIVTRTTFDDSTSPLLANLSHDCVPFLEVDLAQSSTNRDPKNPLLATHVPYSSLPRSIIDSSCKIVYICRNPKDSFVSFYHFIARLSASKDMKPVALEEAFELYCQGVSNYGPYWDHVLGFWKASLDRPDKILFLKYEEMIEDTILYVKKLADFIGYPFSSEEIKKGSIDKIVSMCSFENLSNLEVNKSGKHREGTPGVIENKIYFRKGKVGDWENYLTPEMAAQLDSITLQKLNGSGLTL; via the coding sequence ATGGCCTCCTTCAAAGAGATCATCTCAACACTCCCAAGAAGAAAAGGCTGGACTGACTCAAATAACGACCTTTTCTTGTATCAAGGCTTCTGGTGTTACTCGTTTTTCATTGAAGGAGTGATGTCggctcaacaaaattttcaatccCAACCTTCCGATATCGTCATATGCAGTGCACCGAAAACTGGAACAACATGGTTAAAGTCCCTCACTTTCGCCATTGTCACAAGAACCACCTTCGATGATTCCACTAGCCCTTTACTTGCCAATCTATCACATGATTGTGTACCCTTTTTAGAGGTTGATTTAGCCCAATCTTCTACCAATCGAGACCCTAAAAATCCTTTGTTAGCCACACATGTCCCTTACTCTTCTTTACCAAGATCAATAATTGATTCCAGTTGTAAAATTGTTTACATTTGTAGGAACCCTAAGGATTCATTCGTTTCGTTTTATCACTTCATTGCTAGGCTCTCGGCATCCAAAGACATGAAGCCCGTTGCTTTAGAAGAGGCCTTTGAGCTTTATTGCCAAGGTGTAAGCAATTATGGACCTTATTGGGACCATGTTCTAGGGTTCTGGAAAGCAAGTTTGGACCGACCTGATAAGATTCTTTTCTTGAAATACGAAGAAATGATAGAAGATACTATTTTATATGTTAAGAAATTAGCTGATTTCATCGGTTATCCTTTCTCTTCTGAAGAAATCAAAAAAGGGTCAATCGACAAGATCGTAAGCATGTGTAGTTTCGAGAACTTAAGCAATTTGGAAGTGAATAAAAGTGGCAAACATCGTGAAGGAACTCCAGGGGTGATTGAAAACAAGATCTATTTCCGAAAAGGTAAGGTTGGGGATTGGGAGAATTATTTGACACCTGAAATGGCTGCTCAGTTGGACTCGATAACGTTACAGAAGCTAAATGGTTCAGGCTTAACTCTGTGA